In Poecile atricapillus isolate bPoeAtr1 chromosome 9, bPoeAtr1.hap1, whole genome shotgun sequence, the following are encoded in one genomic region:
- the CFAP100 gene encoding cilia- and flagella-associated protein 100 yields the protein MGPRQSATSKSLSSKLEMETHLTLSEGTEEDEENPMKNPFKVPPDTEFFSMRDKDLKKAEVEREKRKTMKVHEKTTYSTKMKAKSSLRKTLKREEEEEGRKEATCEERLKVLQELLSRKLGMKKDYALDRETFHGYLQDRKQIFFLEHAIAVKRGEIEKMENIAKNELKKLEKAERRMEKDAAMFDEFLKENHNSSVEALRIAKRETSAKVKKVTEIQGITTEIKKIQSDISRFKDTLQDYKMYRDILYHLSPKEWQEEHRKKHKKEKDMKTESKIKGTRTNTAHSISFTDMPSSLLFSESLDFRSRDVRPQLKHFLKPLLSRDLSSLEDAESESSSDEDEEPELYFTDPEQLLVTFMEMLDENLSFVLNSQDIAESWNKVQQTFITTCENTEKELAELKEQVNTLQASVDKEEEKAADLKLKVQRFSSGEHEDKMLTSLNKKVLEVYVHCTGDNETNLPTVEMLKVIEKQLNDLLDSVERIPPARIEKAVKAIRKEQRARLREEKQKQAKQQQDEGLKRDMERSQEEKKNFKTTALPSNPTARKNSQGKR from the exons ATGGGGCCCCGGCAGTCGG CAACATCTAAAAGTCTCTCTTCCAAACTGGAAATGGAAACCCACCTTACACTGTCAG aagGCACAGAAGAGGATGAAGAAAACCCAatgaaaaatccatttaaagTCCCACCAGATACTGAATTTTTCTCAATGAGGGACAAGGACCTTAAGAAGGCAGAAGTG GAACGTGAAAAGAGGAAGACTATGAAAGTCCATGAGAAAACTACTTATTCCACAAAAATGAAGGCAAAAAGCAGTTTGAGGAAAACTTtgaaaagggaggaagaagaggaaggcaGAAAAGAGGCAACATGTGAAGAGAGACTGAAAGTTcttcaggagctgctctcaCGGAAGTTAGGCATGAAAAAAG ATTATGCATTAGACAGGGAGACCTTCCATGGCTACCTACAGGACAGAAAACAGATCTTTTTTCTTGAG CATGCCATTGCAGTAAAGCGAGGGGAGATTGAAAAGATGGAGAACATAGCAAAGAACGAGTtaaaaaaactggaaaaggctgagagaagaATGGAGAAGGATGCTGCCATGTTTGAtgagttcctgaaggagaacCATAATAGCTCTGTGGAAGCACTGAGAAT AGCCAAAAGAGAAACCTCAGCAAAGGTGAAGAAAGTAACAGAGATCCAGGGAATCACTACcgaaataaagaaaatacaaag TGATATCTCCAGATTCAAGGACACTCTGCAGGATTACAAGATGTACCGGGACATCCTCTACCACCTATCTCCAAAAGAGTGGCAGgaggaacacagaaaaaagcacaaaaaagaaaaggatatGAAAACAGAATCCAAAATTAAAGGAA CCAGGACAAACACTGCCCATAGCATCAGTTTCACAGATATGCCAAGTTCCCTGCTGTTCTCAGAAAGTTTGGATTTCAGGTCACGTGATGTCAGGCCACAGCTTAAACACTTCCTGAAGCCTCTTTTATCAAGAGACCT aAGTTCATTGGAGGATGCAGAGAGTGAAAGCAGCTCGGACGAAGATGAG GAGCCTGAGCTCTACTTCACTGATCCTGAACAACTGCTGGTTACTTTCATGGAGATGCTGGATGAGAACTTATCCTTCGTGCTGAACTCCCAGGATATTGCAGAGAGTTGGAACAAGGTCCAACAGACTTTCATCACCACATGTGAAAACAC GGAGAAGGAGTTGGCAGAGCTGAAAGAGCAGGTGAACACCCTCCAAGCCTCCGTTgacaaggaagaagagaaagcagCCGACCTGAAGCTCAAAGTTCAGCGCTTTTCCTCTGGAGAACACGAA GACAAAATGCTCACAAGCCTGAACAAGAAGGTGCTGGAAGTCTATGTCCACTGCACTGGAGACAATGAGACAAACCTGCCAACAGTAGAGATGTTAAAGGTAATAGAAAAGCAGCTCAATGATTTACTGGACAGTGTGGAGAGAATCCCACCAGCAAGGATAGAAAAGGCTGTGAAAGCCATAAGAAAGGAACAGAGGGCAAG GctgagagaggaaaagcagaaacaagcaaagcagcagcaggatgaagGATTGAAAAGGGACATGGAAAGatcacaagaagaaaaaaag AACTTCAAGACAACGGCCttgccttccaacccaactgCCAGGAAGAACAGCcaaggaaaaagataa